The Dreissena polymorpha isolate Duluth1 chromosome 9, UMN_Dpol_1.0, whole genome shotgun sequence genome contains the following window.
ATAAAGATGTGGGTCATCCAGTACTCTACTTTCCATCTGTGAATACACTAAACTATAAAGTCTACATAACAGCTTGCAAATGATTTGAATAATTTTGTGTATAAATCCAAATACATTTTCAGTGAAGGAAAGGTTTTGGAAATCATAATCATAATTTTCTTCTGGGTTAGTTTTTAGCACGACACCaagtatatgcattaagccccattttcccagagcgaggcttatccAGACTTGTCTAGGTCAAGAAGGTCAATCCAGCGTTAATTAGCCTCTGATGTATTGTTTCAGTGACATAGATCTGGTGGTGAATGGCAAGTGGGCCAAGCCTCCACTGTTTACACTGGAGGAGGCTCTGCTACGGAAGGGCATTACTGACAAAGAGAGTATCAAAGTCCTCGACAAGGCTTCAGTATGTTCACATCTTGTAATGGTTGTAGTCAGTCCATGTACTTATTGTGAGCTATTGTGTTAATCAGGCCTAATTGgccatttaagtttaaatacagATGAAGATTGCCATCAAGATTTTTAAGATCCTTAATACATGTACCATCAGTGGTTTTTCCACCACTTTCAGAAATGGGCCCGGGTTCCTTTGGATTTGGAAATAATGTgccgttttgactaaaattgggaaattagttttgttttttgctaacaaataacAAATCcttgaatatataatatatatatatatatatatatatatatatatatatattaaaagtgtttcaatattacatttactaaggttcaactttaAGTTACTTATAAAGCTGGATAGGTGATAAATTTGacgtttaattatttattttcttggaAACCATCAATTGAGACTtttaaggtcccatttgggaagtGATTATACTATTATCTATTgggatatcttggttgagttttaagtaaccatcaaataaaaagaaaatatgataACAAACAACTTATAGCACTAGTAACATTCAAGTGTACATCTCCACAATGCACTCTCCATACCAttgttttttcctttaaaaaagcATTATAATTACATGGCAATCTTATTTctaattgaaacaacaataaaccCTTAAAAAGACAAATGTTATATTATCACATGTTCACGTATATTAAGTATTgacagtttaggcagaaagtgtcatccctgattagcctgagcagactgcacaggctaatctaggatgacactttacgcacatgcattatgaccagttttctcagaatgcgactcatttaTTTTCTTCTGAACTGTATTCAATCACGACTGCACTGTTGTTGACTCAGCCGCTGTTACAGGTTCCCATTGTAAAACTGACGGACTCAAAGACAGAGATCAGAGTGGACATCAGCTTCAATGTGCCCACAGGAACCAAGAGTGCTATTCTTATAATGGTGGGTCACTTGATTTGGCATGTTTTTCCTGTTCAGTTCAATATATATtaagccttgttttgggaaatttaggcttaatgcatgttggtaaattgtcatcccagactagcctgtgcgcTCTTTTCGAGGACTACACTTTCCTCTTTTGATGGGATTTCTcgtttttaatgaatattttcttgttaaaaatccattttaggtgaaaagtgtcattcctgattagccggTGAAGGCTAAACTGGCTAATCTGAGATATAACTTTACACTGCTGCATTAAGCTCGTTTTTCCAGAACGTTTCTCATATTACATGCAAGTTCTTCATTCTATTCTTGTATAATATGAAAAGTTCACCTATATAAAAACCATAGATATCAGTTCAGGGCTGATAAATCGTGAATTAAAGTTGAGACTCTCGACAATAAAGAGTATTCTTGCAACTGATTTGCTGTAAGAGCACTTGAAACATGACAAAGGTGTGGGTGAAAATAAAACCAGTGTCTGGCTTGTGGTCTTTTGCTTTCCACCAAAGGTGTCCAACAATTAGTACATTGAAATTACATGTAGAATATTTTACGTCCAACAATGAGTACATTGaaattacatatataatatttaacgTCCAACAATTAGTACATTGAAATTACATGTAGAATATTTAACATCTCCTATGGCTATTCTGTGAACTCATGAAGTCAAGTTTTAACATTTATTACTTACAATTCAAATGCCTAATGTAAGAGTGTAGTTTgaactatttaaaattatttcagatAATGAAAACATTGTatctacatttatatatttatgtgctTATAATTAATGGTcactttttccatatattttaaccctttaccgcttagatacgtcttttcacgcatttgtagtcccttggaaactCTATTTAATTTATGAcccttcttactagattcaagtttgaaaggcttcatttccaacccttagataccgatgagcagcaaacagcataaaatctgaacagactgcgagttgcttgcaggctgttctggttttatactgtttgcacttAGCCATTTAGACTTTGCTTCTAAGTGCGAAAGGGTTAAATAATACACTTCTGATGGCTGTAAAAAAGCAATTTTGAACATAAGCACTTTTCTCTTTTCGGTTCTAGTATTCTTTTGATTAATTTTTACTGCTGAGTTATATTGAAGCTATTAAAGGAAAAGTGTAGAATTTAAGCATTTTAATCACAGTGTTTATGTTGTTATAGATGTTACACTGGATAATGAAATAGTATTTTACTGCAGAATATAAGACTGTCAAAATATGGAGAAATCTGGTATATGACTAGGGTTATTACTTCTGGATTTCAGCTTTCTTATGAAGGAAaaatattaagattttatttcaagctttaaacattaaaaaaaagttggtCATTTACCTGAAAACAGGGGAAATGTAAGTAAAAAATTATTTTGCTAGGAAAATAAGGAATTCGTAAAAAAACACATGTGAAAATTGGAACAAGACATAAAGACAAACAGAGAGAAAAACTTTAGATGCTTAGAAATAATGAAGTTTTTTTCAACAGTAGAACAATAAAATTATCATTGATACAAGCTGGGCTAtggcaaaacagggcttaatgaacaTGGTAAAGTGTCaacctagattagcctgtgcagtcttcacaggctgaACAGAGACATCCTTTTGCCTAAACTGAATATTCAATtagtagagacttcctttaataaaaagttccataaaagctgaaaatgtGGTCCCTTGTTAGCCTCtgttgactacacaggctaatcttggacgacactttaggtacatgaattaagccccattttccaagacaCTTtcttaactgaaaatattaacccatttatgcctagcgtgtagaaaaaaggcctttgcaaacagcatagacccagatgagacgccacatgatgtggcgtctcatcagggtctgcgctgtttgcttaaaggaatttctgtaagaaatattctaaatatagaaataaatatataagacatccctaattttggaaaaatttgatccaatttagaaggatgggagtccactaggcttaaatgagTTAATACGTTATGTTTTGACCTGCAGGAGTTCATGAAGGACTACCCGGTGCTAAAGTACCTGGTCCTGGTGCTCAAACAGTTCCTGCTTCAGAGAGATCTCAATGAGGTGTTCACCGGGGGAATCTCATCCTATAGTCTCATCCTGCTCACCATCAGCTTTCTACAGGTACATGAatgggtcgtgttctgagaagactgggcataatgcatgtgtgtaaagtgtcatcccagattagcttgtgcagtccgcacaggctaatctgggacgacactttctgcctaaattggatttttgctaagaagagacttaatgtAAACGATAAAtgtcattaaagcagaaagtgtcgtccctatttagcctgtggggactgcacaggctaatctgggacaacactttacgtacaaacattatgcccagttttctcagaacacggctcgaATGTCTGCACAGATCTGACCACAGGGCTAGGAAATAGCATAAGCATATTCGTAGCTGTATCTAGAAGTTTATTGGAAAATAAACAACTCTTTGTTGTTCAGTTGCATTGGCTTTTGCCAATCAGGCtcatacacatgcattaattttatttgcatcTTAACTATTATGAATAAGGTATGCCAATTGTCAGGGTGGAAATCCTGATTTGAACTCCCCCATGGTCGATTTCAagttcaattaaaatatttattttttggggggttgGGGGGAAGAGCAAAATTTGTTCAAGTATGCAATCATTTGATAACGAATATTGTTAAACCTTGCTCGGCATTCTCTAAATTCGCGCTAGGTACTGATTTTGACCTTTGATTTTTATTGATTGGTTTACGGATGGCACGGACATGAACGGTaactgacaaaaaatgtgttgcGACTTTCTGAAAATcattcaataaaacaaaacttGGTAATGCCTGCCctcttgatatatttaaattgataGCTTAGCAAAGGAAAGTACTGTAAtaacatattgtaaagcaatatgttatcCATATTATACACTCCTAACACATTTGCTGGGTAACTGATTTTCATTTTCTGAAGTCAagtgatatgcatattttatttcatgtgcaaaacatgtatttttaaccaggttttccgaaggaaaaaactggttagtagattggcgaatgcgggcgggctggctggcgggcaggcggaacaagcttgtccgggccataactttgtcgttcattgtgagattttaaaatcatttggcacatttgttaaccatcattagacggtgtgtcgcgcgaaaaaattacgtcaatatctccaaggtcaaggtcacactttaaggtaaaaaatagccataaatgagcttgtctgggctataactatgtcattcataatgagattttaaaatcatttggcacatttgttcaccatcatgggacggtgtgtcgcacgaaagaatcacgtcaatatctccaatgtcaaggtcgccacgactaaaaatagatttattttaaaacaaacttacaaagggggttaattttgtttgttcatttcaaaagttcagtttgagttgtctccctttatcagattttttttcacaatgaaaacctggttttgtgacaattttgtcccttgttttttttggACTGTTGCTTTAAGATGCAGTAATTTTGGTTGGCCTAATTTTTCAGATTCAAATTTGgaacaattgacacccctgatgaatggaaatgctttttaaatattgaaccgTTTCTATGTTTAATTCACCTCGTTTACCCTATCCAGCTCAATGGCaaaatgaatttgaaaatgtgcaaccagcataaaaccagaatagttgggagtaactcgcagtctgttaaggttgtatactgtttgctgctcagtgctcatcagtatcttagggttggaaatgttgtcttttaaaatcaaatctaaatttaatttgattttctaagggactccAAACGCGCAATAGTGCATATCTGAGTGATAAATGTTTAACCATCTCTGTGTTCCTAGCTTCATCCACGTGAGGATGCCCGTAACCCAAACTTGAACATGGGCGTGCTGCTGGTGGAGTTCTTTGAGCTGTACGGGCGCCACTTTAACTACCTGAACACGGGCATCAGCGTGAAAGATGGGGGCCGATACAGGCCTAAGGATGACATCTGCAAGCACATGTACAATGGGCATCGGCCTGCCTTCCTGTGTATAGAGGATCCCCTGACACCTGGTGAGTAGCCTTGAGACACTGGACCTTGTTAAAAATACTTTCAAATGTGATAAAACACCATCTGACAATTGGATTGTGTTTACTTTCTTTATTTGATGTAGTATGGTACTGCATGGGGTAGATGCTCTCAGGCGTGTTATCCTTTTTTGATGATTTGATTAATAACAACTTTGTTTCAGATTCATTagtcttaaatttattttaaatgcatgcTGATGTATAacttggggtggggtggggtttTCCATTTACAAAGTTTGTAAGGTGGTGATGGGGCATCTATTGTTGTACAAACATCTCTTGTTGACCTTTCTTTTTGCTTTGATTACTGAAGTCATTAACTCCTACGCACCTGTTCCACTCCTATTTTTACCGTTTCAGGTAATGATATAGGTCGCAGTTCGTACGGGGTCATGCAGGTGATCAAGTCCTTTGAGTACGCTTACTCAGTTCTGAGCTACGCGTTGGCTCCACACAATGCTTGCGTCATCAAGGGACACCAAAGGTAGGTCAGAAAGGGAGAAGAAACAATGATTGTGTTGCTACCATCTAAAGATTACATTGAACAAAGCAGGAAAcagtatatattcatatattttcatTGAGTATGTTTGACATCCATCTTAGCCTGAATGTAACCAAGCTTTTATTAGCTTTAAGAGAAAATGATGTACAGTTTGATTAAGATTGaccaaaagaaaacaataatatttctGCATTTGCAAATGTTCCACATGCAAGTTTGACTTAAAATCATGCGCAATTTGTTAATAAAGACAGTCAGTTTATTGAAGTACCAATTTTGAAACATAACACTTCTCTGAAATATTCTCTGTTTTGCTTATGGAAAATTGTGTACTGGCCCTGGTCTGTATGAAAATAATATGTGTTGTAAAAATGGACTTGTATGCGATTCTAATTAAAATTGTTGCcattatttcagttttgttttcatacattcacatcaggttttttttccactttttgggaaggtAGCCCATGGCTTTAGAATTGGGAATTTAATcggaattttcatgaaattgaaaaaataaattcattagccttttttttcacacgaaaagtccactgattagggaaatactaaatttgatataactctttatagtcattcaaattaaaagaacaaaatcatataatactttgttaagatgtaattgaattaaaattgagataaaatacttATTCGACACttctttcaaattttttttttttattttttttttttggaaattgggaattttttgccacattttggggaaaaaagtatactttttgggattgggaacgtAGCCGAATTTCTGCtttaaaatcgggccaaaaaacccCCTGtacattgtaataataatatgacTGTAATGCATTATTctacagaaaaaatatatttgacgCTGCTTGTTGCAGTATTTTGGGTCGGATCGTTCGTGTGACTCCAGAGGTGGTGGATTATCGTCGTTGGATACAGGAGACCTTTCCAGTGACCAAAGATTCCTCCCCTTCCAGTGTGCCAGGCCCTGTGTGCAGAACATACGCCAATGTGGCAACCTCTACCTCTAAATCGCGGTCGGAGTGTGGGGATGACAACAATAATAAGTATGTTTATAGAATTATAAAGATTAGGAACTCATTTGCATATAAGAGTACTGCCTGAGGTTTTATAGTTATGATACTACCTTTAATGGACAATAAACTACTGAAAAGATTTGGAAGCATGATACAATAGCTTCCAAAACAAATAACCAAAAACTGCCCTGCTGATTTGGGCACAATGCCTAAACTGTGCCACTGGTTTCAGGCCCGTTCTCTTGGTATTGGAAGAGAAGAAGTGCAGTGTGGATGATAACTCAGACTCGAGTGGGAACAGCTCCGTGTGTCGATCCACCTCATCATCATCACGGGGCTCTTCAGCAATCTCCAGCCCCAGTGAATCTGTGagtatattttgaaatatgggcttaatgcatgtgcgttaagcgtcgtcccagattagcctttgcagtccgcaattttgttttgaagagacttgCTTGAAACGAAAAGTACTATGGAAGAGAAAcatgttgtccatgattagcctgtgcaaacagcacaGAGAATGTAGGGTAGGTTTATAATAAAATGGCTTATAATACTGGTTTTCTAAGACTTGCTATATAAACCTGCCTTAAATCAACACTTGCCTAGGGTTCAAGGTATCTCATTAATCTCATCATGTTCTACCTATCACTATAACTCagctattataaataaaacaaaacactgatGATGTGGTTAAACTGACTACAATTGTGTAATATGATGCAAATGATCCATAGTTTATCCTACAGGATGCTGTGGTGAAGAAcacaaataatacataaataa
Protein-coding sequences here:
- the LOC127844769 gene encoding terminal nucleotidyltransferase 4A-like isoform X2; translated protein: MSHTAEEQAMRQDVVNRITDVIKELWDSAEVEIFGSFKTGLYLPTSDIDLVVNGKWAKPPLFTLEEALLRKGITDKESIKVLDKASVPIVKLTDSKTEIRVDISFNVPTGTKSAILIMEFMKDYPVLKYLVLVLKQFLLQRDLNEVFTGGISSYSLILLTISFLQLHPREDARNPNLNMGVLLVEFFELYGRHFNYLNTGISVKDGGRYRPKDDICKHMYNGHRPAFLCIEDPLTPGNDIGRSSYGVMQVIKSFEYAYSVLSYALAPHNACVIKGHQSILGRIVRVTPEVVDYRRWIQETFPVTKDSSPSSVPGPVCRTYANVATSTSKSRSECGDDNNNKPVLLVLEEKKCSVDDNSDSSGNSSVCRSTSSSSRGSSAISSPSESDSEVEIQVKEKTRNLSGGNKHPRTTIVSKEFHNSRDPQKSPISVATPKGRDSSASSVSSTRSNPPNASQRPISVIHGSNNGHHYFEHNQRRNNEPNGGQWGREVGQQRSQHWYGKQSYHHKSQTYTSHSHNHQGGPVKSSRNPKSRARRNSNSKSPKDSQKRPSNSSNSTNASEVSR